A region of Caballeronia insecticola DNA encodes the following proteins:
- a CDS encoding LysR family transcriptional regulator — protein MKHLAKARTPLFDLDLLKAIVMVADCGTFTAASARLHSTQSTVSQKVRRLEDMAGHKLLERGSGDVRPTDAGETLLAYARRMLALNDEMSEALSGANVGLTVRLGVPEDFVGGTTTHMLAAFNREHPQVKLEVTSGLSRDLSNSYDRGELDLVLVKQRRSSREAVASWPEQLRWIDCAKNPCFRLDPVPLVAFPPRGLYRDDMTHAIESIGRRWRLSFISSSLSGIQAAVADGLGISLIPARAVTPDHVVLTQKSGLPPIESMEIALLHRPLGDPVVKELARALKRMFGSQRR, from the coding sequence ATGAAACACCTTGCCAAAGCGCGGACTCCGCTATTCGACCTCGATCTGCTGAAAGCCATCGTGATGGTGGCCGACTGCGGAACCTTTACCGCTGCTTCGGCCCGGCTTCATTCGACGCAGTCCACGGTGAGTCAGAAGGTCCGGCGTCTGGAGGACATGGCGGGACACAAGCTGCTCGAACGCGGCAGCGGCGATGTTCGTCCGACCGATGCCGGAGAGACCCTGCTCGCTTACGCGCGCCGCATGCTCGCGCTCAACGACGAAATGAGCGAGGCGCTATCGGGCGCGAACGTCGGCTTGACTGTGCGTCTTGGCGTGCCGGAAGACTTCGTCGGCGGCACCACGACGCATATGTTGGCGGCGTTCAATCGCGAGCATCCGCAGGTCAAGCTCGAAGTGACGAGCGGACTGAGCCGCGACTTGAGCAACAGCTACGATCGCGGCGAACTCGATCTGGTCCTCGTCAAGCAGCGCCGCAGCAGCCGCGAGGCCGTCGCGAGCTGGCCAGAGCAGTTGCGGTGGATCGACTGCGCGAAGAATCCCTGTTTCCGGCTCGATCCCGTTCCTCTCGTCGCGTTTCCGCCGCGCGGCCTCTATCGCGACGACATGACCCATGCGATCGAAAGCATCGGACGGCGCTGGCGTTTGAGCTTCATCAGTTCGAGTCTGAGCGGCATTCAGGCGGCCGTCGCCGATGGTCTGGGTATCAGCCTGATTCCGGCGCGCGCGGTCACGCCGGATCACGTCGTGTTGACGCAAAAAAGCGGGCTGCCTCCGATCGAAAGCATGGAGATCGCGCTGTTGCATCGTCCGCTCGGCGATCCAGTCGTGAAGGAGCTTGCGCGCGCGTTGAAGCGGATGTTCGGGTCGCAGCGGCGTTAG
- a CDS encoding bifunctional allantoicase/(S)-ureidoglycine aminohydrolase, which produces MSRNTYYAPHGGHPAQTELLTDRAMFTEAYAVIPKGVMRDIVTSHLPFWDKTRLWVLARPLSGFAETFSQYIMEVASGGGSEQPEQDPNAEGVLFVVEGEIEVTLQGTVHVLKSGGYAFIPPGTNWQLRNRHADTARFHWIRKHFEAVDGVPLPEAFVTNEHDIEPIPMPGTEGRWVTTRFVDPADMRHDMHVNIVTFQPGGVIPFAETHVMEHGLYVLEGKAVYRLNQDWVEVEAGDFMWLRAFCPQACYAGGPDRFRYLLYKDVNRHVKLTLNAPR; this is translated from the coding sequence ATGTCACGCAACACTTACTATGCGCCGCACGGCGGCCATCCGGCACAGACCGAACTGCTGACCGATCGCGCAATGTTCACCGAAGCATATGCCGTCATTCCCAAAGGCGTGATGCGCGATATCGTCACCAGTCATCTGCCGTTCTGGGACAAGACGCGCCTGTGGGTGCTGGCGCGTCCTCTATCCGGGTTTGCCGAAACGTTCTCGCAATACATCATGGAAGTGGCGTCGGGCGGCGGCAGCGAGCAACCGGAACAAGATCCGAATGCCGAAGGCGTGCTCTTCGTCGTCGAAGGCGAAATCGAAGTGACGCTGCAAGGCACCGTGCACGTTCTGAAGTCCGGCGGCTATGCGTTCATTCCGCCGGGAACGAACTGGCAATTGCGTAACCGTCACGCCGATACCGCCCGCTTCCACTGGATCCGCAAGCATTTCGAAGCCGTGGATGGCGTGCCGCTTCCCGAAGCCTTCGTCACGAACGAGCACGATATCGAGCCGATTCCCATGCCCGGCACCGAAGGACGCTGGGTCACGACGCGCTTCGTCGATCCCGCCGACATGCGTCACGACATGCACGTCAACATCGTCACGTTCCAGCCGGGCGGCGTCATCCCGTTCGCGGAAACGCATGTGATGGAACATGGCTTGTACGTGCTCGAAGGCAAGGCGGTTTATCGTCTCAATCAGGATTGGGTCGAGGTCGAAGCCGGTGACTTCATGTGGCTGCGCGCCTTCTGTCCGCAGGCCTGCTATGCGGGTGGACCGGATCGCTTCCGCTATCTGCTGTACAAAGACGTGAACCGCCATGTCAAGTTGACGCTCAACGCACCGCGTTAA
- a CDS encoding amidohydrolase family protein encodes MTIYDEDKIDCHNHIFDPVRFPYREDTVYRPSGQEIGTAAQFLRVMDANGVRHALLVGPTSGYRTDNRCMLDAIRHAGGRFKGIAVVDNDVTHAELLGLKDAGVVGVAFNPAMEGVEVVTGAKALLDMLADLDLFAQIQVVDDQLVRITPMLESVRTRILIDHCGRPDVAVGLNQPGFQALLRLADGGRTTVKLSGLQKFSQADHPYDDAQVFVRELVRTFGPDACVWGSDWPFLRASSRLDYGPLLELFASVVPDPAERRRILWDTPRKLFGFGSLAAR; translated from the coding sequence ATGACCATCTACGACGAAGACAAGATCGATTGCCACAACCATATCTTCGACCCCGTGCGCTTTCCGTATCGCGAGGACACCGTCTACAGGCCTTCGGGTCAGGAGATCGGGACGGCCGCGCAATTCCTGCGCGTGATGGATGCCAATGGCGTGCGTCACGCGCTGCTCGTCGGCCCTACGAGCGGTTATCGAACCGACAATCGTTGCATGCTCGACGCGATCCGCCATGCAGGCGGACGCTTCAAGGGCATCGCGGTCGTGGACAACGACGTGACTCATGCCGAGCTGCTCGGCCTGAAAGATGCCGGGGTAGTCGGCGTGGCGTTTAATCCCGCGATGGAAGGCGTCGAAGTCGTGACAGGCGCCAAAGCGCTACTCGACATGCTTGCAGACCTCGACCTGTTTGCGCAGATTCAGGTCGTCGACGATCAACTCGTTCGAATAACGCCGATGCTCGAAAGCGTGCGCACGCGGATTCTCATCGATCATTGCGGCCGGCCCGATGTCGCCGTCGGTCTGAATCAGCCGGGTTTTCAGGCGCTGTTGCGACTCGCGGACGGTGGCCGCACGACAGTCAAACTTTCCGGTTTGCAGAAGTTTTCGCAAGCCGATCATCCATACGATGACGCACAGGTCTTCGTGCGAGAACTCGTGCGAACGTTCGGTCCTGACGCTTGCGTATGGGGTTCGGACTGGCCGTTCCTTCGGGCAAGCTCGCGGCTCGACTACGGGCCGCTGCTGGAGTTGTTCGCGAGCGTGGTGCCCGATCCTGCCGAACGCAGGCGGATCTTGTGGGACACGCCGCGCAAGTTGTTTGGCTTTGGGTCTTTAGCAGCGAGGTAG
- a CDS encoding alpha/beta fold hydrolase has protein sequence MNNAASNAKSALSLSKSAFPVTYHRTAEIEGLKIFYREAGPADAPVVLLLHGFPTSSHMFRHLIPALADRYHVIAPDYPGYGQSDMPDRAEFAYTFDRFSELVDGLLDQLGVRRYAMYVMDYGAPVGWRLALKHPDRVTGFIVQNGNAYDEGLKAFWDPIKTYWADGSDASRKALLSLLTLETTIFQYTDGMSDRTRISPDNWVHDQALLDRPGNNDIQLDLFYDYRTNLPLYPRLQAYFREFKPPMLIVWGKNDFIFPADGAYPYKNDLPDVETHLLDTGHFALEDKADEMVPLIRDFLARNVDSEPRSSDAAP, from the coding sequence ATGAACAATGCCGCTTCGAATGCTAAGTCCGCGTTGAGCTTATCGAAGTCCGCTTTTCCTGTTACCTATCATCGAACCGCGGAAATCGAGGGACTCAAGATTTTTTATCGGGAGGCCGGGCCGGCGGACGCGCCTGTGGTTCTGCTGTTGCACGGATTTCCGACGTCGTCGCACATGTTCAGGCACCTGATTCCCGCACTCGCCGATCGTTACCACGTGATTGCGCCGGATTATCCCGGCTATGGTCAAAGCGACATGCCGGATCGCGCGGAATTTGCCTATACGTTCGATCGGTTCAGCGAACTCGTAGACGGCCTTCTCGATCAACTCGGCGTGAGACGGTACGCCATGTATGTCATGGACTATGGTGCCCCCGTTGGCTGGAGACTTGCTCTCAAGCATCCGGACCGCGTGACGGGCTTTATCGTGCAAAACGGGAATGCTTACGACGAAGGCCTTAAGGCGTTCTGGGACCCTATCAAAACCTATTGGGCCGACGGCTCGGATGCAAGCCGGAAAGCGTTGCTTTCGCTACTCACGCTAGAGACGACGATTTTTCAATACACAGACGGCATGTCCGATCGCACTCGCATATCGCCGGACAACTGGGTCCACGATCAAGCCTTGCTCGATCGTCCGGGCAACAATGACATCCAGCTCGACCTGTTCTATGACTATAGAACCAATCTGCCGCTATACCCGCGATTGCAGGCGTATTTCCGCGAGTTCAAACCGCCGATGCTGATCGTGTGGGGCAAGAACGACTTCATCTTTCCGGCGGACGGCGCATATCCGTACAAGAACGATCTGCCTGATGTCGAGACCCATCTGCTCGATACGGGTCATTTTGCGCTGGAAGACAAGGCGGATGAGATGGTGCCGCTGATACGCGATTTCCTTGCGCGCAACGTGGATTCCGAACCTCGGTCGAGCGACGCAGCGCCATAA